One genomic segment of Oncorhynchus kisutch isolate 150728-3 linkage group LG15, Okis_V2, whole genome shotgun sequence includes these proteins:
- the LOC109906117 gene encoding low choriolytic enzyme-like — MAHRPTLSLLLLLLLGLSQASGNEVHDEPDHVSITSAILESNNGTNELLLEGDILAPRTRNAMKCFSSQYSCLWKKSSDGLVYVPYILSAVYSSLEVETIETAMKYFHGKTCIRFIPRKTQTAYLDIQSSGGCFGTMGTVGDRQTLSLAQFGCVQHGIIQHELLHSLGFHHEHNRSDRDQYIRINWQYIYNYAVENFQKQDTNNLNTAYDYSSVMHYDRTAYTNDYGKETITPIPDPSVAIGQRQGMSDIDVLRVNKLYQC, encoded by the coding sequence ATGGCCCACAGACCCACTCTtagcctgctgctgctgctgctgctgggcctATCGCAGGCCAGTGGAAATGAGGTCCATGATGAGCCGGACCATGTGTCCATCACTTCAGCGATCCTGGAGTCCAACAACGGAACCAATGAGCTGCTGCTGGAAGGAGACATTCTGGCTCCTAGAACCAGGAACGCCATGAAGTGCTTTAGCAGCCAGTACAGCTGTCTCTGGAAGAAGTCATCCGACGGCTTGGTGTATGTGCCTTACATCCTCAGCGCTGTATATTCCAGCTTGGAGGTAGAGACTATTGAGACGGCCATGAAGTACTTCCATGGCAAGACCTGCATCCGCTTCATTCCACGTAAGACACAGACTGCCTACCTGGACATTCAGAGCAGTGGCGGGTGTTTTGGTACCATGGGGACTGTTGGGGACAGGCAGACATTGTCTCTTGCACAGTTTGGCTGTGTTCAACATGGTATCATCCAGCATGAGCTGCTTCACTCCCTGGGCTTCCACCACGAGCACAACAGGAGTGACCGTGACCAGTATATCAGGATCAACTGGCAATACATCTATAACTACGCCGTCGAGAACTTCCAGAAGCAGGACACCAACAACCTGAATACTGCATACGACTACTCCTCTGTCATGCACTATGATAGAACCGCTTACACTAATGACTACGGAAAGGAAACCATCACTCCCATCCCAGACCCATCTGTGGCCATCGGACAGAGACAGGGCATGTCCGACATTGATGTCCTGAGGGTCAACAAGCTCTACCAATGCTAA